The genomic stretch AGTTGCAAAGCACCAATGCTGTTTATTTGCTGAACGGCAGTTTGCTGGGCTGGCCCGATACATTTCACTATCGCTATACCGAAGGGCATTTCAAGCGATATGCGCTGCTGCAGGGTGATCTGAACCTGTTGAATGCGCGCATTGCATTGGATCGCAAAAGGGCTATAGGTTTTGGTATCAGTGCACATGCCTACGCATGGGCGCATACCAGTCCGTTTACGGTGGAAGATACGGTGAGCAGCCTGCGCAGTTTTCTGAACATTCAGCAGGAACGTGATTTTAACGGGCGAATGGCTTCATCGGGCTGGATTGAACTCCATGCTACCTATGCGCAAACCTGGATTGATAATGCTGTTGCTAGGCTCAATGGTGGCTTCACAATAAAAGTGATGCGGGGTATCAGCGGAGCATTTGCCCGCGTAGATGAATTGCAGGTACGCGAACGCACCCTTCCCCAGGGCAATGTATATCAGTTTCCCCAACTCAGCATGAAATATGGTTATTCTTCCAATTACGATCAGCAGGTGGCTGACAATACCTATGATTTTTTAAATCATTCCCAGGGAAGCATAGCAGTTGACATGGGTGTGGAATATCTGATCAAAAAGCAAGAACCGGTCAATTATTATGCGCCTGACCCGTATTATGATTACTGGTGGAAAATAGGCATCAGCCTGCTGGACATTGGCCATAACCGTTTTCTCTACGGCCAGCAAAGCAGGATGGTAAATCAAGTGCAGAACAATGTTACGGATTCCATAGTGGAACGCAAGCTTACCGGCATCAATTCATTGCAGGCATTCAACGATAGCATTCAAAACCTGGTTGTGCAGATCAATAGCCTGAACGGTATGTTTTCCATCAGCAATCCTACCCGGTTGATCATAGATGTAGATCATCCTTTTCGGGATCATTTTTATTTCAATGCATCTGTTTGTTTGCCTGTTTCTGTGCTGACGCATGGCAGTGCAGGTGAAATCAGGAGCAATGAATGGCTGATGTTTACTCCTCGCTGGGAAAAGAAACGATTGAGTGTTTATATGCCTTTGCAATACACGGTGGAACAGCGGTTCTGGATTGGTCTTGCTGTGCGGGCAGGGCCTTTGCTGATGGGCATTCATCACTTGCCCGGGTTATTTTCATCCAGGCAAATCACCCAAAGCGGTGGATATATAGCCATTACCATTCGGCCTGATCAGCTCACACCGGCACATCGGGATAAACGCCTGAATTGTCCGGGATTTTAATCATCCGGCTATGAACAGACCGTCGCATGCCATCAAAAAATTTCTCGATGAAAAATTTGCTTTGTATCATCATCTGGATTTCATTATTCATGATCCGATTTCTGTTCCTCATCGTTTTACCCAATTACAAGACATTGAAATATCCGGATTTTTCACGGCGCTGATTGCCTGGGGAAGCCGCACCAGCATCATCAACAGTGCCAATCGCCTGATGCAGCTCATGGATGATGCACCTTATGAATTTATTACGCAACATCGGCCGGCCGATCTGAAACGTTTTTTATCATTTTCCCATCGTACGTTCCAGCCAACGGATTTGTTGTTTTTTATTTCTTTTTTGCGAGAATATTATCAGCATTTCATTTCGTTGGAAACAGCCTTTGCAGCCCATCTCAGCCCGGATAACGAAACAGTGGAAGCTGCATTGAATGGTTTTTACCAAACCGTGTTTTCTGATGAATATCCCGAGCGAACAAAAAAGCATCTGCCTGCACCTTTTCGCGGTTCTTCTTGCAAACGGCTGAACATGTTTTTACGATGGATGGTACGACGCGATGATATGGGTATTGATTTCGGCTGCTGGAAGCAGATCAAGCCCCATCAGCTGATATGCCCAATGGATGTGCATGTGGTGAGGGTTGCGCGTCGGCTGGGCCTGATCGACAGCCAAACGGTAAACTGGAAAACCGCCTGCCTGCTCACCCAAAAATTGCGTACTTTCGATGCAGATGATCCGGTGAAATATGATTTTGCATTGTTTGGTCTCGGAGTCATTGAAAAATGGGTATGATATTCGCTAAGGATGTGTATAAGCTGAATGAAAATAATTTGATATGCTTGCCATGCAAAAAACATTGGGTTTTGTTTTGCTGATCAGTTATTTGCCAGTTGCCTTATCTGCACAATCGGTACAGCTGCAGTATGTATTTCAGCAAGGTAATGTGTTTGAGCTTCGTGTACAGGACAGATCCGAAACCTATCTTACTATTCAGGATGAGCATCAGCGTACTTCCACGCAGGGCAATTATACTTTAAAGCTGAAAGTGGTAAAAACAATGCCTGCAACATCTTCAGCAGTCATTGAAGCGAGGTATGAAAAAATTTTTCTGACAGCTTCATCCCAGGATGTAACCAATACCATTAACACAGAAGGCAACGATCAGGATGCATTGAATCTGGTATTCCGCCGTATCACCGAACGGCCGTTTTATTTCACCATTCAAAGCAATGGTACCATTCAAGACATGGAAGGGATTGATAGCCTCATCCATTATGCCATTGGTGCAATTCCGCCAAAAACATCCAAATCCGACCGGCAGGCCATCATCAATTTTGTGCGGGAACAATTTGATGCAGCTGCATTTCGTAATCAGTTTATCAGTCTTTTTCCTCGATATGCTGATCATGCTGTGCAGGTAGGTGATGGCTGGACGGACATCGTACAGCTGTCCGGGCGGTTGGGTGGAAGTCTGACGACAGCCTGGAAATTTGATTATGGGGATAAATTCGGATTGAAAATATCGGCACAAGGAAATATGATAAGCAATCAATCCGCTGTCATTGATTTGGGTGGTGGTAT from Thermoflavifilum aggregans encodes the following:
- a CDS encoding DUF5723 family protein; protein product: MKKIILCGLFLAGMQHLCAQHLYGIRGSSYGGSLNMLHNPASIVNTPFPWDLTLLGYQQLQSTNAVYLLNGSLLGWPDTFHYRYTEGHFKRYALLQGDLNLLNARIALDRKRAIGFGISAHAYAWAHTSPFTVEDTVSSLRSFLNIQQERDFNGRMASSGWIELHATYAQTWIDNAVARLNGGFTIKVMRGISGAFARVDELQVRERTLPQGNVYQFPQLSMKYGYSSNYDQQVADNTYDFLNHSQGSIAVDMGVEYLIKKQEPVNYYAPDPYYDYWWKIGISLLDIGHNRFLYGQQSRMVNQVQNNVTDSIVERKLTGINSLQAFNDSIQNLVVQINSLNGMFSISNPTRLIIDVDHPFRDHFYFNASVCLPVSVLTHGSAGEIRSNEWLMFTPRWEKKRLSVYMPLQYTVEQRFWIGLAVRAGPLLMGIHHLPGLFSSRQITQSGGYIAITIRPDQLTPAHRDKRLNCPGF
- a CDS encoding TIGR02757 family protein; this translates as MNRPSHAIKKFLDEKFALYHHLDFIIHDPISVPHRFTQLQDIEISGFFTALIAWGSRTSIINSANRLMQLMDDAPYEFITQHRPADLKRFLSFSHRTFQPTDLLFFISFLREYYQHFISLETAFAAHLSPDNETVEAALNGFYQTVFSDEYPERTKKHLPAPFRGSSCKRLNMFLRWMVRRDDMGIDFGCWKQIKPHQLICPMDVHVVRVARRLGLIDSQTVNWKTACLLTQKLRTFDADDPVKYDFALFGLGVIEKWV
- a CDS encoding DUF6263 family protein, encoding MLAMQKTLGFVLLISYLPVALSAQSVQLQYVFQQGNVFELRVQDRSETYLTIQDEHQRTSTQGNYTLKLKVVKTMPATSSAVIEARYEKIFLTASSQDVTNTINTEGNDQDALNLVFRRITERPFYFTIQSNGTIQDMEGIDSLIHYAIGAIPPKTSKSDRQAIINFVREQFDAAAFRNQFISLFPRYADHAVQVGDGWTDIVQLSGRLGGSLTTAWKFDYGDKFGLKISAQGNMISNQSAVIDLGGGIMGNVDVRGNTQSSYLISAENGWPTRSVQHTEINGEYVYRAAYNKKIKQDIHIPVKYVHDLQYELIH